A part of Sugiyamaella lignohabitans strain CBS 10342 chromosome D, complete sequence genomic DNA contains:
- the SPA2 gene encoding Spa2p (Component of the polarisome; functions in actin cytoskeletal organization during polarized growth; acts as a scaffold for Mkk1p and Mpk1p cell wall integrity signaling components; potential Cdc28p substrate; coding sequence contains length polymorphisms in different strains; SPA2 has a paralog, SPH1, that arose from the whole genome duplication; GO_component: GO:0005938 - cell cortex [Evidence IDA] [PMID 23673619]; GO_component: GO:0051286 - cell tip [Evidence IEA]; GO_component: GO:0005935 - cellular bud neck [Evidence IDA] [PMID 9214378]; GO_component: GO:0005934 - cellular bud tip [Evidence IDA] [PMID 12361575]; GO_component: GO:0005934 - cellular bud tip [Evidence IDA] [PMID 2647769]; GO_component: GO:0000131 - incipient cellular bud site [Evidence IDA] [PMID 9214378]; GO_component: GO:0043332 - mating projection tip [Evidence IDA] [PMID 2647769]; GO_component: GO:0043332 - mating projection tip [Evidence IDA] [PMID 9214378]; GO_component: GO:0000133 - polarisome [Evidence IDA] [PMID 9632790]; GO_function: GO:0005078 - MAP-kinase scaffold activity [Evidence IDA,IMP] [PMID 12361575]; GO_process: GO:0007121 - bipolar cellular bud site selection [Evidence IMP] [PMID 8909546]; GO_process: GO:0007118 - budding cell apical bud growth [Evidence IGI,IMP] [PMID 10866679]; GO_process: GO:0030010 - establishment of cell polarity [Evidence IMP] [PMID 8013906]; GO_process: GO:0030010 - establishment of cell polarity [Evidence IMP] [PMID 8909546]; GO_process: GO:0036267 - invasive filamentous growth [Evidence IGI] [PMID 9443897]; GO_process: GO:0031382 - mating projection assembly [Evidence IGI] [PMID 9443897]; GO_process: GO:2000251 - positive regulation of actin cytoskeleton reorganization [Evidence IGI,IMP] [PMID 12857882]; GO_process: GO:2000251 - positive regulation of actin cytoskeleton reorganization [Evidence IMP] [PMID 19633059]; GO_process: GO:0007124 - pseudohyphal growth [Evidence IMP] [PMID 9055077]; GO_process: GO:0007124 - pseudohyphal growth [Evidence IMP] [PMID 9443897]; GO_process: GO:0008360 - regulation of cell shape [Evidence IEA]; GO_process: GO:0031384 - regulation of initiation of mating projection growth [Evidence IMP] [PMID 14734532]; GO_process: GO:0032880 - regulation of protein localization [Evidence IMP] [PMID 10085294]; GO_process: GO:0032880 - regulation of protein localization [Evidence IMP] [PMID 11740491]; GO_process: GO:0032880 - regulation of protein localization [Evidence IMP] [PMID 12857882]; GO_process: GO:0032880 - regulation of protein localization [Evidence IMP] [PMID 16166638]; GO_process: GO:0032880 - regulation of protein localization [Evidence IMP] [PMID 8909546]; GO_process: GO:0032880 - regulation of protein localization [Evidence IMP] [PMID 9571251]; GO_process: GO:0032880 - regulation of protein localization [Evidence IMP] [PMID 9632790]; GO_process: GO:0031385 - regulation of termination of mating projection growth [Evidence IMP] [PMID 14734532]) — MSSVNYNQPIHSRGPSLDKYSGMTNSHSNSNLYGANGNGNPNTSPNPTDGSIHTTRSSTDDVSIDDTIASYHHTFCQFTGHYNGIWDGSRGDGNGGPSAPGSKARQKLEKLSKVHFSELSTDVYDELVRRVDPLPHETEFLAPRDNIHRKRNQARQKLAMLSPSRFNDLASDILYEIERRYPNLRANPPADRPSISDPNDPNSAKESPALGSTSQSPYLTTRRFSNASAVSNATSRYTSEDYHLRDSVMPPRNSSLNTLGISSPAATPPMPSESAFTHQHNASIVPPLQEEVSIPPSNRSAPLAQPIKSTTIIPTKSTLVEEDDDDDEEGFEDTIDADDEADESAGIANNSTFSSNGSVRNSKRLSMLTPLSDIEEEADAARLAAVAAAANGGVTGDRGVHDVAEDEITRGGSYGNEQDSAGGIEEGEESDDESVSAKLRDRDEQIQMLVAEGSRMDETINNLESRLQESETVKTTLEEENNRLHDMVGELEEQRQKAVDEKESIQKRLEALEQEVEESKAAIAAHEATINSHKETIDKLGDEKKQSEDELSRATGLLTQLREEHANDSDLQQANARHVETIAGHETTIDNLQRELDSTKETHSREIDDLKQQHESQIAELTTSHSTLKDQVDSHANEKEELTKRHQQELDELVNSHSMAIQQYKTEAEEHKANLVLLQESHSALEQEHNNIKDRHAESLSKQNEYAESSATLSNDYLLLQNKLTEHETVSSY; from the coding sequence ATGTCCTCAGTGAATTACAACCAGCCAATTCACAGTAGAGGTCCTTCTTTGGACAAGTATTCCGGGATGACCAACAGCCACAGCAATAGCAACCTATACGGTGCTAATGGCAATGGTAATCCCAATACTAGCCCGAATCCAACAGATGGGTCAATACATACTACACGATCGTCAACTGATGATGTGAGTATTGATGACACCATTGCGAGTTATCATCACACTTTTTGTCAATTTACTGGACATTATAACGGTATCTGGGACGGATCTCGTGGCGATGGAAATGGTGGACCGAGTGCACCAGGATCGAAGGCTCGTCAGAAGCTTGAAAAACTCTCTAAAGTACACTTTTCCGAGTTGTCTACAGATGTATATGATGAACTTGTGAGACGAGTTGATCCTCTTCCACATGAAACCGAGTTTTTGGCTCCACGAGATAATATTCatagaaaaagaaaccaagcCCGTCAAAAACTAGCTATGCTGTCGCCATCTCGGTTTAACGACTTAGCTTCTGATATTCTGTATGAGATTGAAAGAAGGTATCCCAACTTACGAGCCAACCCTCCTGCAGACAGACCATCAATTAGCGATCCAAACGATCCCAATAGTGCTAAAGAATCACCAGCATTGGGGTCGACTTCTCAATCGCCATATTTGACTACCCGTCGATTTAGTAATGCCTCAGCTGTCTCGAATGCCACCAGTCGATATACTTCTGAAGACTACCATCTCAGAGACTCTGTAATGCCACCAAGAAACTCGAGTCTGAATACCCTGGGTATTTCTAGTCCCGCTGCAACTCCACCTATGCCCTCAGAATCCGCTTTCACCCATCAACATAATGCATCAATTGTTCCTCCTCTCCAGGAAGAAGTATCGATTCCACCTTCTAACCGATCTGCCCCATTGGCTCAACCCATAAAATCTACCACGATTATCCCCACTAAATCAACTTTagtggaagaagacgatgatgacgacgaagaaggtTTTGAAGATACAATTGATGCGGATGATGAGGCTGATGAGAGCGCTGGTATAGCTAACAACAGCACTTTCTCGTCAAACGGCTCGGTACGAAACAGTAAACGTCTTTCAATGCTGACGCCGTTAAGTGATATCGAGGAAGAAGCCGATGCTGCAAGACtagctgctgttgcagctgctgcaaatGGTGGCGTAACTGGTGATAGAGGTGTTCACGATGTTGCTGAAGACGAAATAACCCGGGGAGGATCTTATGGAAATGAACAAGATTCTGCCGGTGGAATAGAAGAAGGCGAAGAGTCTGATGACGAGTCTGTGTCAGCCAAGCTCAGAGATCGTGATGAGCAGATTCAAATGCTTGTTGCAGAAGGTTCACGAATGGATGAAACAATAAACAACCTCGAGTCACGACTTCAAGAATCTGAGACTGTGAAAACAACTCTCGAGGAAGAAAATAACCGACTTCACGATATGGTTGGTGAATTAGAAGAGCAACGACAGAAAGCGGTTGACGAAAAAGAGAGTATCCAAAAGCGGTTGGAGGCTCTTGAACAAGAAGTAGAGGAGTCGAAAGCCGCTATTGCTGCTCATGAAGCCACTATTAATTCACATAAAGAAACAATCGATAAACTGGGtgatgagaagaaacagtcTGAGGACGAGCTGTCTCGTGCAACGGGCCTTCTCACTCAGTTACGTGAGGAGCATGCTAACGATTCGGATTTGCAACAAGCCAATGCAAGACATGTCGAGACAATTGCCGGACATGAAACGACTATTGATAATCTTCAGCGTGAATTAGATTCCACCAAGGAGACCCATTCAAGAGAGATTGATGACCTAAAACAGCAACATGAAAGTCAAATTGCAGAACTTACCACCAGCCATTCGACTCTAAAAGATCAAGTTGACTCTCATGCCaatgagaaagaagaactcACAAAGAGACATCAACAAGAACTGGATGAACTTGTGAACTCGCACTCAATGGCCATTCAACAATACAaaacagaagcagaagagcACAAGGCTAACCTTGTACTGTTACAAGAGTCCCACAGTGCCTTGGAACAAGAACacaacaatatcaaagaCCGTCACGCAGAATCCTTATCTAAACAGAACGAGTATGCTGAGAGCTCTGCTACCCTTAGCAACGATTATTTGTTGCTACAAAACAAGCTGACTGAACACGAGACTGTAAGTTCTTACTAA
- the SPA2 gene encoding Spa2p (Component of the polarisome; functions in actin cytoskeletal organization during polarized growth; acts as a scaffold for Mkk1p and Mpk1p cell wall integrity signaling components; potential Cdc28p substrate; coding sequence contains length polymorphisms in different strains; SPA2 has a paralog, SPH1, that arose from the whole genome duplication; GO_component: GO:0005938 - cell cortex [Evidence IDA] [PMID 23673619]; GO_component: GO:0051286 - cell tip [Evidence IEA]; GO_component: GO:0005935 - cellular bud neck [Evidence IDA] [PMID 9214378]; GO_component: GO:0005934 - cellular bud tip [Evidence IDA] [PMID 12361575]; GO_component: GO:0005934 - cellular bud tip [Evidence IDA] [PMID 2647769]; GO_component: GO:0000131 - incipient cellular bud site [Evidence IDA] [PMID 9214378]; GO_component: GO:0043332 - mating projection tip [Evidence IDA] [PMID 2647769]; GO_component: GO:0043332 - mating projection tip [Evidence IDA] [PMID 9214378]; GO_component: GO:0000133 - polarisome [Evidence IDA] [PMID 9632790]; GO_function: GO:0005078 - MAP-kinase scaffold activity [Evidence IDA,IMP] [PMID 12361575]; GO_process: GO:0007121 - bipolar cellular bud site selection [Evidence IMP] [PMID 8909546]; GO_process: GO:0007118 - budding cell apical bud growth [Evidence IGI,IMP] [PMID 10866679]; GO_process: GO:0030010 - establishment of cell polarity [Evidence IMP] [PMID 8013906]; GO_process: GO:0030010 - establishment of cell polarity [Evidence IMP] [PMID 8909546]; GO_process: GO:0036267 - invasive filamentous growth [Evidence IGI] [PMID 9443897]; GO_process: GO:0031382 - mating projection assembly [Evidence IGI] [PMID 9443897]; GO_process: GO:2000251 - positive regulation of actin cytoskeleton reorganization [Evidence IGI,IMP] [PMID 12857882]; GO_process: GO:2000251 - positive regulation of actin cytoskeleton reorganization [Evidence IMP] [PMID 19633059]; GO_process: GO:0007124 - pseudohyphal growth [Evidence IMP] [PMID 9055077]; GO_process: GO:0007124 - pseudohyphal growth [Evidence IMP] [PMID 9443897]; GO_process: GO:0008360 - regulation of cell shape [Evidence IEA]; GO_process: GO:0031384 - regulation of initiation of mating projection growth [Evidence IMP] [PMID 14734532]; GO_process: GO:0032880 - regulation of protein localization [Evidence IMP] [PMID 10085294]; GO_process: GO:0032880 - regulation of protein localization [Evidence IMP] [PMID 11740491]; GO_process: GO:0032880 - regulation of protein localization [Evidence IMP] [PMID 12857882]; GO_process: GO:0032880 - regulation of protein localization [Evidence IMP] [PMID 16166638]; GO_process: GO:0032880 - regulation of protein localization [Evidence IMP] [PMID 8909546]; GO_process: GO:0032880 - regulation of protein localization [Evidence IMP] [PMID 9571251]; GO_process: GO:0032880 - regulation of protein localization [Evidence IMP] [PMID 9632790]; GO_process: GO:0031385 - regulation of termination of mating projection growth [Evidence IMP] [PMID 14734532]), whose amino-acid sequence MRTLAENQRNLEPAEKMAEQIHALKVEVQEWKSRYSRAKGLVRNLRNSAYGGNSVFATPDVGLSNDSPYISTEGRVRDLSVTKFQVAVDEFLTKSRLGTTDLLDNLHNVVVATRHITQDLNGPDDASPVSEKIETELAQCATLVSKTANQLISTTRNHRISGGMAPISILDAVTSDLSFAVIELIKVAKVRRTNNRDNRGSASFSPKEIDVSKASRFSGNSVTSPADMHPAVTPTEDIHMERSDPRRYASTSNQFSTTNFNIEDPDNTISELQGYLEEQTATAIDSIQSLLTAIKDGSSLYVLRHNMLDIIKLVDITVVATSTSMKQTKNWLLKDKGSYILENLRDCSQRMAQLQEETKNIDGDSNPDRQVKQRLAGIAFDMAKFTKELVKTVEEVSLTSEINHIDNQLR is encoded by the coding sequence ATGAGAACGCTGGCAGAAAACCAGCGTAATCTTGAACCTGCTGAAAAGATGGCTGAGCAAATACATGCATTAAAAGTGGAAGTACAAGAGTGGAAATCGCGATACTCGAGAGCTAAAGGACTGGTACGAAACTTGAGAAACTCTGCTTATGGAGGTAACTCAGTGTTTGCCACACCTGACGTGGGTCTGAGCAATGATAGCCCATATATCAGTACTGAAGGCAGAGTTCGCGATCTCAGTGTGACCAAGTTCCAAGTCGCAGTTGACGAGTTCCTTACGAAATCTCGATTGGGTACCACCGATCTCCTTGACAATCTTCACAacgttgttgttgctacAAGACATATTACACAAGATCTCAATGGACCAGATGATGCTTCACCAGTTTCTGAAAAGATTGAAACAGAGCTTGCTCAATGTGCCACTTTGGTCTCTAAAACTGCCAACCAGCTGATCTCGACTACCCGTAATCACCGTATCTCTGGTGGAATGGCCCCAATATCGATTCTCGATGCTGTAACTTCTGACCTTTCCTTTGCTGTGATCGAGCTTATCAAGGTCGCAAAGGTCAGACGAACCAACAACCGTGATAATAGAGGATCAGCCAGCTTCAGTCCCAAGGAAATTGACGTTTCAAAAGCTTCTCGCTTCAGTGGTAACTCAGTCACCTCACCTGCTGACATGCACCCGGCTGTGACCCCTACTGAAGACATTCACATGGAGCGATCCGACCCACGAAGATATGCCAGTACCAGCAACCAGTTCTCGACCACCAACTTCAACATCGAAGATCCCGATAACACAATTTCAGAGTTGCAAGGATATTTGGAGGAGCAGACGGCGACCGCCATCGATTCTATTCAATCGCTGCTCACGGCTATCAAGGACGGATCGAGTTTGTACGTTCTCCGGCACAACATGCTCGATATCATCAAGCTCGTGGACATCACTGTCGTTGCCACCAGCACGTCAATGAAGCAGACTAAGAACTGGCTCCTCAAAGACAAGGGTTCTTACATCCTGGAGAACCTCCGCGACTGTTCACAGCGTATGGCCCAACTGCAAGAAGAGACTAAAAACATCGACGGTGACTCGAACCCCGACCGACAAGTCAAGCAGCGACTGGCGGGCATTGCTTTCGACATGGCCAAGTTCACCAAAGAGCTGGTCAAGACCGTCGAAGAGGTCAGTCTTACCTCGGAGATCAACCACATTGACAACCAGCTGAGATAA
- the HRT3 gene encoding SCF ubiquitin ligase complex subunit HRT3 (Putative SCF-ubiquitin ligase F-box protein; based on both genetic and physical interactions and sequence similarity; identified in association with Cdc53p, Skp1p and Ubi4 in large and small-scale studies; GO_component: GO:0019005 - SCF ubiquitin ligase complex [Evidence IDA] [PMID 10582239]; GO_component: GO:0019005 - SCF ubiquitin ligase complex [Evidence IDA,IPI] [PMID 14747994]; GO_component: GO:0019005 - SCF ubiquitin ligase complex [Evidence IPI] [PMID 17141224]; GO_function: GO:0030674 - protein binding, bridging [Evidence ISA] [PMID 10582239]; GO_function: GO:0030674 - protein binding, bridging [Evidence ISA] [PMID 9635407]; GO_function: GO:0004842 - ubiquitin-protein transferase activity [Evidence ISA] [PMID 10582239]; GO_function: GO:0004842 - ubiquitin-protein transferase activity [Evidence ISA] [PMID 9635407]; GO_process: GO:0031146 - SCF-dependent proteasomal ubiquitin-dependent protein catabolic process [Evidence IGI,ISA] [PMID 10582239]; GO_process: GO:0031146 - SCF-dependent proteasomal ubiquitin-dependent protein catabolic process [Evidence ISA] [PMID 9635407]; GO_process: GO:0071406 - cellular response to methylmercury [Evidence IMP] [PMID 17141224]; GO_process: GO:0016567 - protein ubiquitination [Evidence IEA]), protein MSELDRFRQAWRSEVQHRHSDGQNSTAPSATSSTATNGRTAASNNAGEAAINRDTTDDISTERALSPTRVITPDSAFRAERPEHVYYNKDLSRTDLDALEAFERAVDSEHTGKLSDAVRHYRDAFRLNERVDKLYREKYYSIKPTHKKPSTKSSGGAESSTKTSTKKSQKVLLGDGTGSVSELSKNLAELSLTAEDEELPCPILQVPVEILSEIFRYLALDDLSSFTKCTYSCKSFAHIGYTTKSIWMALCQQAYSKQHYTEDAVEELCNGNELEAVKKYWGNSFRRMYLERPRIRFDGVYISTCNYLRPGVGDTWNAPIHMVTYYRYCKFYEDGTCINLLTTSEPSDVVPVFTRNITGTAHGTGPTRPSKKQPAVIYTKEDGTVLSRPKGIMSGTWKINGLDGTVLIESEGSVERYTFYMQLQIRSSGHNRHNKLKWVKFWSINNLSDTYGEFSLRHDKAFFFLKRHPAALTT, encoded by the coding sequence ATGTCTGAATTAGATAGATTTAGACAGGCCTGGAGGTCTGAAGTTCAACATCGACATTCAGACGGACAGAACTCAACAGCACCATCTGCTACTTCATCTACTGCTACCAATGGAagaacagcagcttctaATAACGCTGGAGAGGCAGCTATTAATCGAGACACAACTGATGACATTTCAACTGAGAGAGCTCTGTCTCCTACAAGAGTAATCACACCAGATAGTGCATTTCGGGCAGAACGACCGGAACATGTCTATTACAATAAAGATTTATCACGAACAGATCTCGATGCTCTAGAGGCTTTTGAACGGGCTGTTGACAGTGAACATACTGGAAAGTTGTCAGACGCTGTTCGTCATTATAGAGATGCATTTCGACTCAACGAGAGAGTGGACAAACTGTACAGAGAAAAGTACTATTCTATCAAACCAACTCACAAAAAACCCAGCACCAAATCTAGTGGCGGAGCCGAAAGTTCGACAAAGACTAGTACCAAGAAAAGCCAAAAAGTTCTACTTGGAGATGGAACGGGATCAGTGTCGGAGCTGAGTAAAAATCTTGCAGAGCTTAGTCTGACtgcagaagacgaagaactGCCATGTCCTATCCTTCAAGTCCCGGTAGAGATTCTATCTGAAATATTCCGATACCTAGCATTAGACGATCTGTCGTCGTTTACAAAGTGTACATACTCGTGTAAATCATTTGCACATATTGGATATACCACCAAAAGCATCTGGATGGCCCTCTGTCAACAGGCATACAGTAAACAACATTATACAGAGGACGCGGTGGAAGAGCTATGCAATGGAAACGAACTGGAAGCTGTCAAAAAGTATTGGGGCAACTCGTTTCGTAGAATGTATCTCGAAAGACCCCGGATCAGGTTTGACGGAGTCTATATCAGCACCTGTAACTATCTACGTCCTGGTGTAGGAGATACATGGAACGCACCCATCCACATGGTCACATACTACCGATACTGTAAATTCTACGAAGACGGCACCTGTATAAATCTTCTCACCACCTCCGAACCATCAGACGTTGTCCCTGTATTCACTCGAAACATCACTGGCACTGCCCATGGCACAGGACCTACCCGACCGTCGAAAAAACAGCCCGCCGTCATCTACACCAAAGAAGACGGCACAGTCCTTTCTCGTCCTAAAGGAATCATGAGCGGGACCTGGAAAATCAACGGACTAGATGGCACCGTCCTCATCGAGTCCGAGGGCTCGGTCGAACGGTACACATTCTACATGCAACTGCAAATCCGGTCCAGCGGCCACAACCGACacaacaaactcaaatGGGTCAAATTCTGGagcatcaacaacctcTCCGACACCTACGGCGAGTTTTCCCTTCGCCACGACAaagccttcttcttcctcaaacGCCATCCGGCCGCTCTTACCACATAA